A single region of the Equus asinus isolate D_3611 breed Donkey unplaced genomic scaffold, EquAss-T2T_v2 contig_538, whole genome shotgun sequence genome encodes:
- the LOC139044041 gene encoding sodium/hydrogen exchanger 9B2-like → MAFLAGMGWSSEKAEVEKITAVAWDIFQPLLFGLIGAEVSIASLRPETVGLCVATLGIAVLIRILTTFLMVCFAGFNIKEKIFISFAWLPKATVQAAIGSVALDTARSHGEKQLEEYGMDVLTVAFLSILITAPIGSLLIGLLGPRLLQKAAHQNNDGEVRGEPSEEV, encoded by the exons ATGGCTTTCCTTGCAGGCATGGGATGGAGcagtgaaaag gcagaggttgaaaagattactgcagtggcctgggatatcttccagccccttctctttggactgattggagcagaggtatctattgcatctctcagaccagaaactgtgg GCCTTTGTGTTGCCACCCTGGGTATTGCAGTACTGATacgaattttgactacatttctgatggtgtgttttgctggttttaacataaaggaaaagatatttatttcatttgcatggcttccaaaggccacagtccag gctgcaataggatccgtggccttggacacagcaaggtcacatggagagaaacaattagaagaatatggaatggatgtgttgacagtggcatttttgtccatcctcatcacagccccaattggaagtctcctcattggtttgctgggccccaggcttctccagaaagctgcacatcaaaataatgatggagaagttcgaggagagccctctgaagaagtttag